A single Ptiloglossa arizonensis isolate GNS036 chromosome 2, iyPtiAriz1_principal, whole genome shotgun sequence DNA region contains:
- the Vps11 gene encoding vacuolar protein sorting 11: MAFLEWRRINFFDLKKEVDDGKIAEALGSAQVTVATSGNGNLVFGDNIGTVHLVNRTYDVTTFRAYEITLTLAQQVQHSTFLFTIGEDEPGCNPTLKVWNLAKLNKHGNPTCVRISRAISGYKAVPATTMCVHTSLTLMAIGFADGSIMLYRGDLTRERKNKIKVLKDTNVSITGLAIRYPGKQNYLFVATSNSVFIYNITIKDKEFKFPLDTMGCAPKCSVLAESNQDSHFIIGRTKAIYCYTSDGRGPCYAIGGEKIMLEWFRSYLVIIAKEAADDQQSPRTATTISAKPSTIEPIPPGVDKHIITVLDTQNMFIVFSASMLSVQAVLSEWGGFFILSGDNKLYYLDEKDLQSKLALLFKKKLYDASIRIAKNQQYDAEGLVDIFRQYGDHLYLKGDHNGAIEQYIKTIGNLEPSYIIRKFLNSQHIDNLTTYLQALHKNGQATEDHTTLLLNCYTKLNHTDKLKEFIMTKDREVDFDVEIAIKVCRQASPEDALFLAQKHGRHEWYLRIQIEDKQEYEKALEYIGTLEFEEAESNMKKYGNILIENVPNESTQFLKTLCTNYRPSNKPLVDQEALNGTVEQHVDKANPEDFIHLFLNNSDCLIEFLEHLVKVDTKWSTLVYNTLIEHYLYVWSALDNDVAKVQYEQKIIRLLQYSEARYAKDQILILCHQHNFRRGLLFLFEESKLYQEILQFHLREGDSEQVLATCKRFGHQDPNLWIQALWSVARNKEVSPKLLADILAYIEQERLLSPLMVIDAISTSLSCTLGDVRTYINSVLRTQNEQMQADVELAKKYQEDTLKIRERIESIKNDTIIFQGSRCKACYSQLELPSVHFMCQHSYHQHCFQSFSENENECPTCLPINKKLLDIIIAQEQSRDLHEMFHSLLDRAEDPFSLVADYFGRGVFKKLMVITDTDKPLSAATQKFEEPKLNYGPGAEARIRLTEGKNSTLEANVSAAGSSNSTPRGNSRKVSPVPIREARILNSTTPKSSPIQKSFVPPKTPIAPSNPFKVNEYDESKNPFFEGKDNDNDKNPFKDDDDDDYNKNLNPFSR, from the exons atggcatttctcgag tgGAGACGCATCAACTTCTTCGACCTTAAGAAAGAGGTCGACGACGGAAAAATAGCCGAGGCACTCGGA AGCGCTCAAGTCACAGTAGCTACAAGCGGTAACGGCAATTTAGTTTTCGGAGATAACATTGGCACTGTACATTTAGTAAATAGAACTTACGATGTTACCACTTTTCGTGCGTACGAAATCACGTTAACGTTAGCTCAACAGGTTCAACATTCGACTTTCTTGTTTACCATTGGG GAAGATGAACCAGGTTGTAATCCTACGTTAAAAGTTTGGAATTTAGCTAAATTGAACAAACATGGCAATCCTACGTGCGTCCGTATAAGTAGAGCTATATCTGGCTACAAGGCAGTTCCTGCGACTACTATGTGTGTGCATACTAGTCTTACTTTAATGGCTATTGGTTTTGCAGATGGCTCGATTATGCTTTATAG aGGTGATTTAActagagaaagaaaaaacaagatAAAAGTGTTAAAAGATACCAATGTTTCTATCACTGGACTAGCAATAAGATACCCGGGCAAACaaaattatttgttcgttgCTACGTCTAACAGTgtctttatatataatattaccaTTAAAGataaagaatttaaatttcCCTTGGACACAATGGGTTGCGCCCCAAAGTGCAGTGTCCTCGCAGAATCTAATCAGGATAGTCACTTCATAATCGGTCGCACCAAG GCAATCTACTGTTATACATCGGATGGTAGAGGTCCTTGTTACGCCATAGGAGGTGAAAAAATAATgttggaatggtttagaagttaTTTAGTAATTATAGCGAAAGAAGCTGCCGATGACCAACAATCACCAAGAACAGCAACCACCATTTCTGCAAAACCAAG TACTATAGAACCAATACCTCCAGGTGTAGATAAACATATAATCACAGTACTCGATACCCAGAATATGTTTATTGTCTTTTCCGCATCTATGTTGTCTGTACAAGCTGTATTATCAGAGTGGGGTGGATTTTTTATACTCAGTGGAGATAATAAGCTTTATTACTTGGATGAAAAAGATTTGCAGTCAAAATTGGCATtactttttaaaaagaaattgtacgATGCGTCTATAAG GATAGCTAAAAATCAACAATACGATGCTGAAGGGCTCGTCGATATATTCCGACAATACGGAGATCATTTGTACTTAAAAGGAGACCATAATGGTGCAATAGAACAATATATAAAAACTATTGGCAACTTGGAACCTTCGTACATAatcagaaaatttttaaattctcagCATATAGATAATTTAACGACTTATTTACAAGCTTTACATAAAAATGGACAGGCAACGGAAGATCATACTACTTTATTGTTGAATTGTTATACCAAATTGAATCATACGGATAAATTGAAAGAATTCATCATG ACGAAAGATAGGGAAGTCGATTTCGACGTTGAAATTGCGATAAAAGTCTGTCGACAAGCATCACCGGAAGATGCCTTGTTTCTTGCTCAAAAACACGGTCGACATGAATGGTATCTTCGTATTCAAATAGAAGACAAACAAGAGTATGAAAAGGCATTGGAGTACATTGGAACTTTGGAATTTGAAGAA GCAGAGTCTAATATGAAGAAGTATGGAAATATTCTTATAGAAAATGTGCCAAATGAATCTACACAGTTTTTAAAAACTTTATGTACCAACTATAGACCTTCTAACAAACCACTTGTAGATCAG GAAGCGTTAAATGGTACTGTGGAGCAACATGTAGACAAAGCTAATCCTGAAGATTTTATTCATCTGTTTTTGAATAATTCAGATTGTCTGATAGAGTTCCTAGAACATTTAGTAAAAGTTGATACCAA ATGGAGTACACTGGTGTATAATACATTAATAGAACATTACCTTTATGTGTGGTCAGCCCTAGACAACGATGTAGCGAAAGTGCAATACGAACAGAAAATTATTCGACTTCTGCAATATTCAGAGGCACGTTATGCTAAAGATCAGATATTAATCTTATGTCATCAGCATAATTTCAGACGCGGTCTGCTCTTCCTTTTCGAAGAAAGTAAACT ATATCAGGAAATATTACAGTTTCATTTACGAGAAGGAGATAGCGAACAAGTTTTAGCTACTTGCAAACGATTTGGTCATCAGGATCCAAATTTATGGATACAAGCTTTGTGGAGTGTTGCCAGGAATAAAGAAGTTTCACCTAAGCTCCTTGCAGATATACTAgcttacatag AACAAGAGAGACTTTTGTCGCCGTTGATGGTAATCGATGCAATTTCAACTTCACTCTCCTGTACCTTGGGTGATGTTAGAACTTATATAAACAGTGTATTGCGAACACAGAATGAACAAATGCAAGCAGATGTAGAATTGGCTAAAAAGTATCAAGAAGATACTTTAAAAATACGAGAACGAATAGAATCTATAAAAAACGACACAATAATTTTCCAAGGATCACGTTGCAAAGCATGTTATTCTCAGTTAGAGCTACCATCGGTACATTTCATGTGTCAGCATTCATATCATCAACA CTGTTTTCAAAGCTTCTCTGAAAACGAGAACGAGTGTCCAACTTGTTTGCCAATCAATAAAAAGTTGTTGGACATCATAATAGCACAGGAACAATCGAGGGATCTCCATGAAATGTTTCACAGTCTACTTGATCGTGCGGAAGATCCGTTTTCATTGGTTGCTGATTATTTTGGCCGAggagtttttaaaaaattaatggtGATTACCGATACCGATAAACCATTATCTGCTGCAACGCAAAAATTTGAAGAACCCAAGCTGAATTATGGACCAGGAGCGGAAGCCAGGATCAGATTAACAGAGGGGAAGAATTCCACGTTAG AAGCAAATGTCTCTGCCGCGGGCAGCAGCAACTCTACTCCTCGAGGAAATTCGAGGAAAGTTTCACCAGTGCCCATAAGAGAGGCTCGGATTTTAAATAGTACAACACCGAAATCGTCGCCAATTCAAAAGTCTTTCGTGCCTCCAAAAACACCAATCGCACCATCCAATCCGTTCAAAGTGAACGAATATGATGAATCGAAAAATCCATTTTTTGAGGGCAAAGACAACGACAACGATAAAAATCCCTTTAaggacgatgatgatgatgactaTAACAAGAATCTGAATCCTTTCAGTAGATAA
- the LOC143155329 gene encoding uncharacterized protein LOC143155329: MSKDSKFFVRPKVRFCQTDAGKLKKEELKPSTDKKSTGQSNKPKIISVVTLDKPVILLKSNKISSKDQENKNVKSTNTAQKTESLTLCSNTFSPCTDQITSISNDNLVKTENLKPLSDVNNIQNIKINSEETDASSVSNKSSNNAVVISSVSPVAQNDVLNKVPKFQNCVKTKVLKRDGMKAKRGKENDALVAKKDIKNTTKRTSDLKVTHCKSKSCSTTSNERKSNVTSKPCTASVGSKKLNAKFIPTNVMPCHKYSKVASNIKTSSVKKTVIRDIIGPKIKPYIGPGVQRKKQNDFRIPKMNENACVKPCTSGEKLARPEYNSIMNTINKLNEIKKQKVVTDIEHLPATYKNLVNAKIFSALDFPLDEAVYKNLVDLSIDEKQLPSRLTRSKDPEPRQRDTVPVLSHFFTPVSTEEYCTPVSIKPRTPETIHSWSAFKISDKIFEWKDILDHV, from the exons ATGTCTAAAGACTCTAAATTTTTCGTTAGACCAAAGGTTAGATTTTGTCAAACTGATGCCGGCAAATTGAAAAAGGAGGAATTAAAACCCTCAACAGATAAAAAAAGTACTGGTCAGTCAAATAAACCGAAAATCATAAGTGTTGTGACTCTAGATAAACCTGTTATATTACTGAAATCAAATAAGATATCATCTAAGGatcaagaaaataaaaatgttaaatctACCAATACAGCACAAAAGACTGAATCATTAACGTTATGTAGCAATACATTTTCTCCTTGTACAGATCAAATTACATCTATTTCAAATGACAATTTGGTTAAAACAGAAAATCTGAAACCTTTAAGCGAtgttaataatattcaaaatatcaaaataaattcCGAGGAAACTGATGCATCCAGTGTTTCCAATAAATCTTCAAATAACGCAGTAGTAATTTCATCAGTATCTCCTGTTGCACAAAATGATGTTTTGAATAAAGTACCTAAGTTTCAAAACTGTGTTAAAACCAAAGTTTTAAAGAGAGATGGCATGAAAGCTAAAAGGGGAAAAGAAAATGATGCATTGGTTGCTAAAAAGGATATTAAGAATACAACTAAAAGAACTTCAGATTTAAAAGTTACGCATTGTAAATCTAAATCCTGCTCTACTACTTCTAATGAAAGAAAGTCAAATGTTACATCTAAACCATGTACTGCTTCAGTTGGATCTAAAAAACTGAATGCAAAATTTATTCCTACAAATGTTATGCCATGTCATAAATATAGTAAAGTTGCATCAAATATCAAAACTTCTTCAGTTAAAAAGactgttatacgtgatataatTGGTCCTAAAATCAAACCTTACATTGGTCCAGGCGTACAACGTAAGAAGCAAAATGACTTCAGGATTccaaaaatgaatgaaaatgcaTGTGTAAAACCATGTACTTCTGGTGAAAAATTAGCACGACCAGAATACAATTCAATTATGAATACAATCAATAAATTGAATGAAATCAAAAAGCAAAAAGTTGTAACTGATATCGAGCATTTACCAGCGACCTATAAGAATCTTGTAAATGCAAAg attttTAGTGCCTTAGATTTCCCTCTTGATGAAGCCGTTTATAAAAATTTAGTGGACTTATCCATAGATGAAAAACAATTGCCAAGCAGATTGACACGTAGCAAGGATCCAGAGCCAAGGCAGAGAGACACTGTACCCGTACTATCTCATTTTTTCACACCTGTGTCTACTGAAGAGTATTGTACTCCTGTTTCTATTAAACCAAGGACTCCAGAAACTATACACAGTTGGAGtgcttttaaaataagtgataaGATATTTGAATGGAAAGACATTTTGGATCATGTATAA
- the LOC143155328 gene encoding activating signal cointegrator 1 complex subunit 2, protein MTENVSCENMEPFENPDLLPLEKVKLNVKIDGVIESIDALNKRWVDDHYFLNYEAPKLYNEDGSEIMGAKEHWMTVVKYMIDDIKWLLSLPYYRFWSNIVFNTSIVNALVSFLQEAPPFYALESFPNCPDMLELLETLRRYVLVIFARLITNKESPGEYISRPFLGNLLYENYIFTIPIIFDLCQLYGRENEKIMEKILNCLFILEPRYNNDLQKAVPCLIEALENVERKFNGYFIHNPNEAVSLTKQNTGSIELTLFNLEDMILYVLDISSTINVFLKNYPPAVSTFHREDFMNKIVSIYEGTIPEMYNKLDKLGYNEANLLKYTELKYRLDVTRIEMLHLFRIIIYEPVRNIQENLSQTTEAEIKECVEEYLTFLTSAISEKEFITDYDQFYPVKSDLKILSNICPEVDTIKCNYILKSISANVEKPSAPYTALSNNIADAVAGPSGVVYQSEAVNDNISSLNGDNSFEMISLISEVKDILYDLDESFIEICLKHYNYDTASVINAVLENTLPPRLKNLKDQKPAIDDTLPDCTMPINEDLALGIEELNMFSDDDDEVHVMTREIIEVPKDYITRNYSLITDDYDDEHDDTYDDINIRGTTQLDSIEIDGRPFGIPRVLREKQKIETADESESEAEDVEADQNGKDHFIRNPAELRAKAEQRRQANRGGKCSTNMTGKSKGQGQEKDTSHNRQQKRTRTNHNARSGAQWKRSQGMIPS, encoded by the exons ATGACGGAAAATGTATCGTGTGAGAACATGGAGCCATTCGAG AATCCTGACCTTCTGCCCCTGGAAAAAGTAAAACTAAATGTCAAAATTGATGGTGTTATTGAGAGTATTGATGCtttg AATAAAAGGTGGGTGGATGATCATTATTTTTTGAATTATGAAGCCCCTAAGTTGTACAATGAAGATGGTTCTGAAATTATGGGGGCAAAAGAGCATTGGATGACAGTTGTCAAATACATGATAGATGATATAAAATGGTTACTTAGTCTTCCATATTACAG ATTCTGGTCGAATATTGTATTCAATACCTCAATAGTAAATGCATTGGTATCTTTTCTACAAGAAGCACCACCATTTTATGCTTTAGAAAGTTTTCCAAACTGTCCAGATATGTTGGAACTTCTCGAAACTCTTCGTCGCTATGTACTTGTGATTTTTGCACGTCTTATCACAAACAAAGAAAGCCCTGGAGAATACATAAGCCGTCCATTTCTTGGCAACTTGCtatatgaaaattatatatttacgatACCAATTATCTTTGATCTTTGTCAACTTTATGGCagggaaaatgaaaaaataatggagaaaattttaaactgtttatttatattagaaCCACGGTACAATAATGATCTTCAAAAAGCTGTTCCTTGTCTTATAGAG GCCCTTGAAAATGTTGAAAGGAAATTCAATGGTTATTTTATTCATAATCCTAACGAAGCAGTTTCGCTAACGAAACAAAATACTGGTTCTATAGAACTTACATTATTTAATTTAGAGGATATGATATTGTATGTGTTAGATATATCATCAACAATTAATGTGTTTCTAAAAAATTACCCTCCTGCAGTGAGTACATTTCATAGGGAGGATTTTATGAATAA AATTGTTTCCATATATGAGGGCACAATACCTGAGATGTATAACAAATTAGATAAGTTAGGGTATAATGAAGCAAACTTACTAAAATATACGGAATTAAAGTATCGATTGGATGTGACAAGAATTGAAATGTTACACCTTTTCCGCATTATAATATATGAACCAGTTCGAAATATTCAAGAAAATTT AAGTCAAACGACAGAAGCTGAGATAAAAGAATGTGTGGAAGAATATCTTACATTTTTAACCAGTGCCATTTCTGAGAAAGAATTTATTACAGATTACGATCAATTTTATCCAGTTAAGTCGGATCTGAAAATATTGTCAAATATTTGTCCTGAAGT TGATACGATAAAATGTAATTACATATTGAAATCAATCAGTGCAAATGTTGAAAAACCCAGTGCACCATATACTGCTCTCTCAAATAATATAGCT gaTGCTGTAGCTGGACCTAGTGGTGTTGTGTATCAGTCAGAAGCAGTTAATGATAACATAAGTTCTTTGAATGGAGATAACTCTTTTGAAATGATCTCTCTTATTTCTGAAGTTAAAGACATCTTGTATGATCTAGACGAAAGTTTCATTGAG ataTGTTTGAAACATTATAATTACGATACTGCGTCTGTGATAAACGCCGTATTGGAGAATACATTACCACCTCGactaaaaaatttgaaagaccAAAAACCGGCAATAGACGATACATTACCAGATTGCACG ATGCCGATCAATGAAGATCTAGCTCTTGGCATTGAAGAATTAAACATGTTTAGTGATGACGACGATGAGGTTCACGTTATGACTCGTGAAATCATCGAAGTGCCCAAAGATTATATAACAAGAAA TTACAGCCTTATAACAGATGATTACGATGATGAGCATGATGATACATACGATGATATAAATATACGTGGCACTACTCAACTTGATTCTATTGAAATAGATGGAAGACCCTTTGGTATACCAAGA gtACTTCGTGAAAAGCAAAAAATTGAAACTGCTGATGAATCGGAATCAGAAGCCGAAGATGTAGAGGCCGACCAAAATGGTAAAGATCATTTTATACGGAACCCGGCTGAATTACGGGCTAAAGCTGAACAACGAAGGCAAGCTAATCGAGGCGGAAAATGTTCAACCAATATGACTG GTAAATCCAAGGGTCAAGGACAAGAGAAAGATACCTCACATAACAGACAGCAAAAGAGAACACGTACTAATCACAATGCTCGTTCAGGTGCTCAGTGGAAacgaagtcaaggaatgattCCATCTTAA